In Sceloporus undulatus isolate JIND9_A2432 ecotype Alabama chromosome 7, SceUnd_v1.1, whole genome shotgun sequence, one DNA window encodes the following:
- the MED22 gene encoding mediator of RNA polymerase II transcription subunit 22 isoform X1 has protein sequence MSGPRVLPQNKEALLQSYNKRLKDDVKSLMDNFAEIVKTAKIEEETQVSRATQGEQDNYEMHVRAANIVRAGESLMKLVSDLKQFLILNDFPSVNEAINQRNQQLRGLQEECDKKLIALRDELSIDLYELEEEYYSSSYSLSDTTDLPLCEAYWRQETGASSPESLSMPLAAAMMEQNLPAPQGSTPSHPHMNGHGAGPTEHA, from the exons ATGTCGGGTCCGCGCGTCCTCCCTCAGAACAAAGAGGCCCTGCTGCAGTCCTACAACAAGCGCCTGAAGGATGATGTCAAGTCTCTCATGGACAACTTTGCTGAGATCGTCAAGACCGccaag ATTGAAGAAGAAACCCAAGTGTCTCGAGCAACGCAGGGCGAGCAGGACAACTACGAGATGCATGTCAGGGCTGCCAACATT GTCCGGGCTGGTGAATCTCTCATGAAGCTGGTCTCTGACCTAAAGCAATTCCTGATCCTCAATGACTTTCCTTCTGTCAATGAAGCCATCAACCAGCGCAACCAGCAGTTGCGTGGACTGCAGGAAGAATGCGACAAGAAGCTGATAGCGCTGCGCGATGAACTCTCCATTGACCTCTATGAGCTGGAAGAAGAGTATTACTCTTCCAG CTACAGCCTGTCTGATACCACCGACCTCCCTCTGTGTGAAGCATACTGGAGACAGGAAACGGGTGCATCGTCTCCAGAGAGCCTCTCCATGCCCCTAGCAGCTGCCATGATGGAGCAGAACCTTCCAGCCCCTCAAGGCTCCACACCTTCACACCCGCACATGAATGGGCACGGAGCGGGCCCCACGGAGCATGCCTGA
- the MED22 gene encoding mediator of RNA polymerase II transcription subunit 22 isoform X2 yields the protein MSGPRVLPQNKEALLQSYNKRLKDDVKSLMDNFAEIVKTAKIEEETQVSRATQGEQDNYEMHVRAANIVRAGESLMKLVSDLKQFLILNDFPSVNEAINQRNQQLRGLQEECDKKLIALRDELSIDLYELEEEYYSSSLSDTTDLPLCEAYWRQETGASSPESLSMPLAAAMMEQNLPAPQGSTPSHPHMNGHGAGPTEHA from the exons ATGTCGGGTCCGCGCGTCCTCCCTCAGAACAAAGAGGCCCTGCTGCAGTCCTACAACAAGCGCCTGAAGGATGATGTCAAGTCTCTCATGGACAACTTTGCTGAGATCGTCAAGACCGccaag ATTGAAGAAGAAACCCAAGTGTCTCGAGCAACGCAGGGCGAGCAGGACAACTACGAGATGCATGTCAGGGCTGCCAACATT GTCCGGGCTGGTGAATCTCTCATGAAGCTGGTCTCTGACCTAAAGCAATTCCTGATCCTCAATGACTTTCCTTCTGTCAATGAAGCCATCAACCAGCGCAACCAGCAGTTGCGTGGACTGCAGGAAGAATGCGACAAGAAGCTGATAGCGCTGCGCGATGAACTCTCCATTGACCTCTATGAGCTGGAAGAAGAGTATTACTCTTCCAG CCTGTCTGATACCACCGACCTCCCTCTGTGTGAAGCATACTGGAGACAGGAAACGGGTGCATCGTCTCCAGAGAGCCTCTCCATGCCCCTAGCAGCTGCCATGATGGAGCAGAACCTTCCAGCCCCTCAAGGCTCCACACCTTCACACCCGCACATGAATGGGCACGGAGCGGGCCCCACGGAGCATGCCTGA
- the MED22 gene encoding mediator of RNA polymerase II transcription subunit 22 isoform X3, producing MSGPRVLPQNKEALLQSYNKRLKDDVKSLMDNFAEIVKTAKIEEETQVSRATQGEQDNYEMHVRAANIVRAGESLMKLVSDLKQFLILNDFPSVNEAINQRNQQLRGLQEECDKKLIALRDELSIDLYELEEEYYSSRYK from the exons ATGTCGGGTCCGCGCGTCCTCCCTCAGAACAAAGAGGCCCTGCTGCAGTCCTACAACAAGCGCCTGAAGGATGATGTCAAGTCTCTCATGGACAACTTTGCTGAGATCGTCAAGACCGccaag ATTGAAGAAGAAACCCAAGTGTCTCGAGCAACGCAGGGCGAGCAGGACAACTACGAGATGCATGTCAGGGCTGCCAACATT GTCCGGGCTGGTGAATCTCTCATGAAGCTGGTCTCTGACCTAAAGCAATTCCTGATCCTCAATGACTTTCCTTCTGTCAATGAAGCCATCAACCAGCGCAACCAGCAGTTGCGTGGACTGCAGGAAGAATGCGACAAGAAGCTGATAGCGCTGCGCGATGAACTCTCCATTGACCTCTATGAGCTGGAAGAAGAGTATTACTCTTCCAGGTACAAGTAA
- the SURF6 gene encoding surfeit locus protein 6 isoform X1, translated as MASLINKDSYLQQLAKKICTQEAHPPQKRKFGGSLGDDGSQPKKKKKKKKQLQQYRKPGEKKGTPPGKQMAPEVRRVSSTRPTQPAIKKSESSNSRSAADDAGKENGVPGTQTASSSFSAMNLLRQRLHEKIREVSGQGSSKELSPAVLEKRQRRKYERERKKRRRKELKMKEKMEKKETEEPVLETQAQKNDNKAEIVFNKVKVHEEEELSKAEKRKEKRKTLKGNITPLTGKNYKQLLSRLEARKTKLEELKDKDSEKAKELETKMKWTNVLYKAEGIKIRDDEDRLKAALKHKEKRKAQRQKQWEKRTEQVAEKMQQRQDKRRKNLQKKKVAKVEKKKAKARKKGRILPEDLEKVGFK; from the exons ATGGCCAGCTTAATCAACAAAGACTCTTACTTGCAACAGCTGGCTAAGAAAATTTGCACCCAGGAAGCCCACCCTCCGCAAAAAAGGAAATTTG GAGGCAGTTTGGGTGATGATGGCTCCcagccaaagaagaagaagaaaaagaagaagcagctgCAGCAGTACAGGAAGCCTGGTGAGAAGAAGGGAACCCCACCTGGAAAGCAAATGGCTCCTGAGGTCAGGAGAGTGTCCTCCACCAGGCCAACACAACCAGCCATTAAGAAATCAGAATCCAGCAACAGCAGATCAGCTGCTGATGATGCAGGGAAAGAGAATGGTGTCCCAG GCACTCAGACTGCATCCAGCTCCTTTTCTGCAATGAACCTCTTACGGCAGAGGCTGCATGAGAAGATCCGAGAAGTTTCTGGCCAG GGAAGTTCCAAAGAATTGTCACCagctgtgctggagaagagacagcGAAGGAAAtatgagagggaaagaaagaaacgcAGAAGAAAAGAGCTGAAGATGAAGGAGAAAATGGAGAAGAAGGAAACTGAGGAGCCTGTTTTGGAGACCCAGGCCCAAAAGAATGACAACAAGGCCGAAATTGTCTTTAACAAGGTCAAAGTCCATGAGGAAGAGGAGCTGAGCAAAGCAGAGAAgcggaaagaaaagaggaagactctgAAGGGCAACATAACACCTCTGACAGGGAAGAATTACAAGCAGCTTCTCAGCAGGCTTGAGGCACGGAAGACCAAGTTGGAAGAGCTGAAGGACAAAGACAGTGAGAAAGCCAAGGAACTGGAGACAAAAATGAAGTGGACCAACGTCCTCTACAAGGCAGAAGGGATCAAGATCCGTGATGATGAGGACCGGCTGAAGGCTGCCCTCAAGCACAAGGAGAAGCGCAAGGCCCAGCGCCAGAAGCAGTGGGAGAAGCGGACTGAGCAGGTGGCAGAGAAGATGCAGCAGCGCCAAGACAAACGTCGCAAGAACCTCCAGAAGAAGAAGGTTGCCaaggtggagaagaagaaagcCAAGGCCCGCAAGAAGGGCCGCATCCTGCCTGAGGATCTGGAGAAAGTGGGCTTTAAGTGA
- the SURF6 gene encoding surfeit locus protein 6 isoform X2: MAPEVRRVSSTRPTQPAIKKSESSNSRSAADDAGKENGVPGTQTASSSFSAMNLLRQRLHEKIREVSGQGSSKELSPAVLEKRQRRKYERERKKRRRKELKMKEKMEKKETEEPVLETQAQKNDNKAEIVFNKVKVHEEEELSKAEKRKEKRKTLKGNITPLTGKNYKQLLSRLEARKTKLEELKDKDSEKAKELETKMKWTNVLYKAEGIKIRDDEDRLKAALKHKEKRKAQRQKQWEKRTEQVAEKMQQRQDKRRKNLQKKKVAKVEKKKAKARKKGRILPEDLEKVGFK; this comes from the exons ATGGCTCCTGAGGTCAGGAGAGTGTCCTCCACCAGGCCAACACAACCAGCCATTAAGAAATCAGAATCCAGCAACAGCAGATCAGCTGCTGATGATGCAGGGAAAGAGAATGGTGTCCCAG GCACTCAGACTGCATCCAGCTCCTTTTCTGCAATGAACCTCTTACGGCAGAGGCTGCATGAGAAGATCCGAGAAGTTTCTGGCCAG GGAAGTTCCAAAGAATTGTCACCagctgtgctggagaagagacagcGAAGGAAAtatgagagggaaagaaagaaacgcAGAAGAAAAGAGCTGAAGATGAAGGAGAAAATGGAGAAGAAGGAAACTGAGGAGCCTGTTTTGGAGACCCAGGCCCAAAAGAATGACAACAAGGCCGAAATTGTCTTTAACAAGGTCAAAGTCCATGAGGAAGAGGAGCTGAGCAAAGCAGAGAAgcggaaagaaaagaggaagactctgAAGGGCAACATAACACCTCTGACAGGGAAGAATTACAAGCAGCTTCTCAGCAGGCTTGAGGCACGGAAGACCAAGTTGGAAGAGCTGAAGGACAAAGACAGTGAGAAAGCCAAGGAACTGGAGACAAAAATGAAGTGGACCAACGTCCTCTACAAGGCAGAAGGGATCAAGATCCGTGATGATGAGGACCGGCTGAAGGCTGCCCTCAAGCACAAGGAGAAGCGCAAGGCCCAGCGCCAGAAGCAGTGGGAGAAGCGGACTGAGCAGGTGGCAGAGAAGATGCAGCAGCGCCAAGACAAACGTCGCAAGAACCTCCAGAAGAAGAAGGTTGCCaaggtggagaagaagaaagcCAAGGCCCGCAAGAAGGGCCGCATCCTGCCTGAGGATCTGGAGAAAGTGGGCTTTAAGTGA